From Ailuropoda melanoleuca isolate Jingjing chromosome 8, ASM200744v2, whole genome shotgun sequence, a single genomic window includes:
- the LOC100476092 gene encoding LOW QUALITY PROTEIN: olfactory receptor 51F2-like (The sequence of the model RefSeq protein was modified relative to this genomic sequence to represent the inferred CDS: deleted 1 base in 1 codon) has protein sequence MSTWENITSSSIIFLLTGVPGLEAFHTWISIPFCLLYITALSGNSLILFAIVTQPSLHEPMYYFLSMLSTTDLGLSISTLVTMLGIFWFDARGISFNACFFNACLSQMFFIQLFTVMESSVLLAMAFDRFVAISSPLRYASILTDLKIAQIGVAIITRGTLILTPMVALLKRLSFCRSHVLHHSYCFHPDVMKLSCTDTRINSAVGLTALITTAGVDSVFIIFSYFLIIKTVLSIASPEERKKAFSTCVSHIGAVAVFYIPLISLSFVHRFGKKAPPYVHTLIANAYLLIPPVLNPIIYSVKTKQIRRGVLKVLQLSATKE, from the exons ATGTCAACTTGGGAAAATATCACATCCTCTTCCATCATATTCCTGCTAACTGGAGTTCCTGGGCTGGAAGCCTTCCACACCTGGATCTCCATTCCCTTCTGCCTTCTCTACATAACCGCCCTCTCAGGAAACAGCCTGATCCTCTTTGCCATTGtcacccagcccagcctccacGAACCCATGTATTATTTCCTCTCCATGCTGTCCACCACTGATCTCGGCCTGTCCATATCCACCCTGGTCACCATGTTGGGCATATTCTGGTTCGATGCCAGGGGGATCAGCTTTAATGCCTGCTT CTTTAATGCCTGCTTGTCACAGATGTTTTTCATTCAACTTTTCACTGTCATGGAATCCTCAGTGCTGTTGGCCATGGCCTTTGATCGTTTTGTGGCCATCTCTAGTCCTCTTAGATATGCCTCTATCTTAACTGACCTTAAAATAGCACAGATTGGAGTAGCAATCATCACCAGGGGGACACTAATACTGACACCAATGGTAGCACTTCTTAAAAGACTGTCCTTCTGCCGCAGCCACGTGCTCCACCACTCCTACTGCTTCCACCCTGATGTGATGAAGCTCTCGTGCACAGACACCAGGATCAATAGTGCAGTTGGGTTGACAGCCCTGATCACCACTGCTGGAGTGGACtctgtcttcattattttttcttattttttaatcattaagaCTGTCCTCAGCATTGCATCtccagaagagaggaagaaagcctTTAGCACATGCGTCTCACATATTGGGGCTGTT GCTGTATTCTATATTCCATTGATTAGTCTGTCCTTTGTACACAGATTTGGGAAAAAGGCCCCACCTTATGTACATACTCTGATTGCTAATGCCTACCTGCTAATCCCCCCTGTGCTGAACCCCATCATCTACAGTGTGAAAACCAAACAGATACGCAGGGGTGTGCTAAAAGTTCTCCAGCTCAGTGCAACAAAGGAATAG
- the LOC100480128 gene encoding olfactory receptor 51F2 — MQIFHNSTFPTFLLTGVPGLEWAHAWISIPFCCLYLTALSGNTLILFVVLTEPSLHEPMYYFLSMLSTTDIGLCISTLVTVLGIFWLNAREISFNACLSQMFFIHLFTFMESSVLLAMAFDRFVAISNPLRYATILTHARIAQIGLAVITRGTVILTPLVLLLKRLSFCRSHVLHHSYCFHPDVMKLSCSDAKINSAFGLTAIISTAGVDSIFILLSYVLIIRSVLNIASPEERKKAFSTCISHITAVAIFYIPLISLSFVHRFGKHSPPYVPTLIANIYLLIPPVMNPIIYSVKTKQIQKAVLKLVCSKGTHI; from the coding sequence ATGcaaattttccataattctacTTTCCCTACTTTTCTCTTGACTGGGGTCCCTGGACTTGAATGGGCCCATGCCTGGATCTCAATACCCTTCTGCTGCCTCTATTTAACTGCTCTTTCTGGGAATACCCTGATCCTGTTTGTAGTCCTCACTGAGCCAAGCCTCCATGAGCCCATGTACTATTTCCTCTCCATGTTGTCCACCACTGATATTGGCTTATGCATCTCTACACTGGTGACAGTACTAGGAATATTCTGGCTCAATGCCCGGGAGATCAGCTTTAATGCTTGCTTATCACAAATGTTCTTCATTCACCTCTTCACTTTCATGGAATCTTCAGTGCTCCTGGCTATGGCTTTTGATCGTTTTGTGGCCATTTCCAACCCACTGAGATATGCTACCATTCTAACTCATGCAAGGATTGCACAGATTGGTTTGGCAGTCATTACCAGGGGGACTGTCATTCTGACACCACTAGTCCTGCTTCTCAAGCGTCTATCGTTCTGCCGAAGTCATGTGCTCCATCATTCCTACTGCTTCCACCCTGATGTAATGAAGCTCTCGTGTTCAGACGCAAAGATCAACAGTGCATTTGGACTAACAGCAATCATCTCTACTGCTGGGGTGGACTCTATCTTTATCCTGCTTTCCTATGTCCTGATCATTCGCTCAGTTCTCAACATTGCATCaccagaggagaggaaaaaggccTTCAGCACCTGCATTTCTCATATCACAGCTGTGGCCATATTCTACATCCCTTTAATCAGCCTGTCTTTTGTTCACAGATTTGGGAAACATTCTCCACCATATGTGCCCACACTGATTGCTAATATTTACTTGCTCATTCCCCCTGTGATGAATCCCATCATCTATAGTGTGAAAACAAAGCAGATTCAAAAAGCTGTGCTCAAACTTGTGTGTTCTAAGGGAACTCATATTTAA